In Legionella cardiaca, a genomic segment contains:
- a CDS encoding tryptophan--tRNA ligase: MSAIFSASKRVVSGMRASGRLHLGHFHGVLKNWLKLQHQYDCYFFVADWHGLTTRYDEPGFIETILWDMVIDWLACGINPSLSKVFIQSWVPEHAELHLLLSMITPLGWLERVPTYKDQQDKLHDKDLSTYGFLGYPLLQSADVLLYKADYVPVGEDQVPHIELTREIARRFNFIYGREPNFESLALEAIKKMGKKNGKLYSELRRQFQQDGCHESLNTAKALLANQHNLSIGDKERLLGYLDGSGKIILPEPQPMLTETSKMPGVDGQKMSKSYNNTISLREEPVQVEKKILTMPTDPARVKRTDPGEPEKCPVWQLHKIYSSESVKDWVQTGCRTAGIGCIDCKRPIVDAIQQELKPIQAAIKDYEADLGSVKRIVAEGSEAAREEANKTLGDVREVMGLDY; encoded by the coding sequence ATGTCAGCCATATTTAGTGCGAGTAAGCGTGTAGTGTCAGGTATGCGAGCAAGTGGTCGTTTACATTTAGGTCATTTTCATGGTGTGCTTAAAAATTGGCTCAAATTGCAGCATCAATACGATTGTTATTTTTTTGTTGCTGATTGGCACGGGCTTACAACACGCTACGACGAGCCAGGTTTTATCGAGACAATTTTATGGGATATGGTGATAGATTGGCTTGCTTGTGGCATTAACCCAAGCTTATCAAAAGTTTTCATTCAATCCTGGGTTCCTGAGCATGCCGAGTTGCATCTCTTACTTTCTATGATTACCCCTTTAGGATGGTTGGAACGCGTGCCAACTTATAAAGATCAGCAAGATAAATTGCATGATAAGGATTTATCAACCTATGGATTCCTGGGCTATCCTCTCCTGCAAAGTGCTGATGTTTTACTCTATAAAGCAGATTATGTGCCCGTTGGTGAAGACCAGGTTCCTCACATTGAGTTAACGCGAGAAATCGCTCGTCGTTTCAATTTTATTTATGGCCGTGAGCCCAATTTTGAATCCTTAGCTCTTGAAGCTATCAAGAAAATGGGCAAGAAAAATGGAAAATTATATAGTGAGTTACGTCGGCAATTTCAACAGGATGGCTGCCATGAGTCGTTGAATACCGCTAAGGCTTTACTTGCTAACCAACACAATCTTTCTATTGGCGATAAAGAGCGATTATTAGGTTATCTCGATGGTTCTGGAAAAATAATTCTGCCTGAACCACAGCCTATGCTTACCGAAACATCGAAAATGCCTGGGGTCGATGGGCAGAAGATGTCGAAATCTTACAATAACACCATTAGCTTGCGAGAAGAGCCAGTACAGGTTGAAAAGAAAATTCTAACGATGCCTACAGATCCAGCTCGGGTTAAAAGAACCGATCCAGGTGAGCCAGAAAAATGTCCTGTATGGCAACTTCATAAGATTTATTCTTCTGAGTCAGTAAAAGATTGGGTACAAACAGGTTGTCGTACTGCTGGCATTGGATGCATTGATTGTAAACGCCCTATTGTTGATGCCATTCAACAAGAGTTAAAACCTATTCAGGCTGCTATCAAAGATTACGAAGCTGATTTGGGGTCAGTCAAACGTATTGTGGCGGAAGGAAGTGAGGCTGCAAGAGAAGAAGCGAACAAAACATTAGGTGATGTTCGCGAAGTGATGGGTTTGGACTATTAA
- a CDS encoding PhoH family protein translates to MSLYGESQSGLIKAKQVMQQLYKLANNPIQAETVHSFLENKDPQIVMSQSIKLSRKTILPRNSKQTDYLNSIGKHDITFAVGPAGTGKTYLAVSKAIEAFERGDVQRLVFVRPAVEAGEKLGFLPGDLVEKVLPYLRPIYDALYEMIGFKETQKLIQSDVIEVLPLAFMRGRTLNEAFIILDEAQNTTVSQMKMFLTRMGFGSKTVITGDITQVDLPKGIESGLSHAVKLLGNIPEISIHYFTSREVVRHPLVSRIIDSYDSLKKDHRE, encoded by the coding sequence ATGAGCTTATATGGCGAATCGCAATCAGGCTTAATTAAAGCCAAGCAAGTTATGCAACAGCTTTACAAGCTAGCAAATAACCCTATCCAAGCAGAAACAGTTCATTCTTTTTTAGAAAATAAGGATCCACAAATTGTTATGTCGCAATCTATTAAACTAAGCCGCAAAACTATTCTTCCTCGTAATAGCAAACAAACTGATTACCTCAATAGTATTGGCAAACATGATATTACTTTTGCTGTAGGCCCAGCAGGGACAGGAAAAACCTACCTTGCCGTCTCTAAAGCGATCGAAGCATTTGAGCGCGGTGATGTCCAACGACTAGTATTTGTTAGACCAGCCGTGGAAGCCGGTGAAAAGCTAGGGTTTCTTCCTGGGGATTTAGTTGAAAAGGTACTGCCCTACCTTCGGCCAATCTATGATGCTTTATACGAAATGATCGGTTTTAAAGAAACTCAAAAACTCATCCAGAGTGATGTTATCGAGGTTTTGCCACTTGCATTTATGCGAGGTCGAACATTAAATGAAGCTTTCATTATTCTTGATGAGGCGCAAAATACCACTGTATCGCAAATGAAAATGTTTTTGACTCGGATGGGCTTTGGTTCAAAAACAGTCATTACTGGGGATATTACTCAGGTTGACCTGCCGAAAGGAATTGAATCCGGTTTATCTCATGCGGTTAAATTGTTAGGTAATATCCCTGAGATCAGTATTCATTATTTTACCAGTCGCGAAGTGGTTAGACATCCCTTAGTCTCACGCATTATTGACTCTTACGATAGTTTAAAAAAGGATCATAGAGAATGA
- a CDS encoding response regulator has product MKIVLVDDNPLLRKTMRNLLVKLPCEVKEFSSGEEAITYLIDSNFSYDLVILDGNLASPYLSEKTKPCNGPDVAEAILKYNKDIPIVVWTDDPMMITAFQEKFDAHNKGPILKLKKPIEPANLKEVLMPFIEAVAQETEDRPSVRPRSFTSPGF; this is encoded by the coding sequence ATGAAAATTGTATTAGTTGATGATAACCCTCTTCTGCGAAAAACCATGCGAAACCTGTTAGTTAAATTGCCTTGCGAGGTAAAGGAGTTTAGCTCCGGAGAAGAAGCAATTACGTATCTAATCGATTCTAACTTTAGTTATGATTTGGTTATTTTAGATGGTAATCTAGCCTCCCCTTATTTATCTGAAAAAACCAAACCCTGTAATGGTCCTGACGTAGCTGAGGCCATATTAAAATATAACAAAGACATACCCATTGTAGTCTGGACAGATGATCCAATGATGATTACAGCATTTCAAGAGAAATTTGACGCCCACAACAAGGGTCCCATCCTTAAACTAAAGAAGCCTATTGAACCAGCAAATTTAAAAGAAGTATTAATGCCGTTCATTGAAGCTGTCGCGCAGGAAACAGAAGACCGCCCTTCTGTAAGACCACGCTCTTTCACTTCACCCGGCTTCTAG
- a CDS encoding PHP domain-containing protein — MIDLHCHSNFSDGVLTPAELLDKAIKSGIKVLALTDHDTTAGLKPLHHAAGQSSIRIINGIEFSASWKKYDIHILGLNIDPDNEEIQALIEQQNQSRIVRARQIGELMKSCGVQNAYTKACEIAGHERVGRPHFAKVFVNEGITGDFQAAFKRFLGRGRPAYVRTPWLTLSEAVLGIIQAEGQAVLAHPLKYSLTRTRLQELIVAFKEAGGSGLEVVSGEVNSLQIQEMTGLCHRFQLLGSTGSDYHGDTLSRIPLGRQQQLPVNCMPIWHQWNI, encoded by the coding sequence ATGATTGATTTACATTGCCATAGTAATTTTTCCGATGGGGTGTTAACTCCTGCTGAGCTATTGGATAAAGCAATTAAGTCTGGTATTAAAGTGCTCGCCCTAACAGATCACGATACTACCGCTGGGCTTAAACCGCTTCATCACGCTGCAGGTCAGTCCTCTATTCGTATTATTAATGGCATAGAGTTCAGTGCAAGCTGGAAAAAATATGACATTCACATTCTTGGATTAAATATTGATCCTGATAATGAAGAAATTCAGGCATTAATAGAGCAGCAAAACCAAAGTCGCATTGTCCGAGCGAGACAAATTGGCGAGCTAATGAAGTCTTGTGGAGTTCAGAATGCTTATACTAAAGCATGTGAAATTGCTGGTCATGAACGAGTGGGGCGACCTCATTTTGCGAAGGTATTTGTTAATGAAGGAATAACAGGTGATTTTCAAGCAGCATTTAAACGTTTTTTAGGAAGAGGACGACCTGCTTACGTACGTACACCATGGCTTACTCTTAGTGAAGCGGTTTTAGGGATTATTCAAGCCGAGGGCCAGGCTGTTTTAGCTCATCCTTTGAAGTATTCTTTGACGAGAACGCGGTTACAGGAATTAATTGTTGCATTCAAAGAAGCAGGTGGTAGTGGACTTGAAGTTGTTTCAGGAGAAGTAAATTCACTCCAAATTCAAGAGATGACGGGTCTTTGTCATCGTTTTCAGCTTTTGGGATCCACCGGTTCAGATTATCATGGCGATACATTGTCTCGCATTCCTCTTGGAAGACAGCAACAACTCCCGGTAAACTGTATGCCAATATGGCATCAATGGAACATTTAA
- a CDS encoding L-threonylcarbamoyladenylate synthase: MSQFFAIHPDNPQARLLRQAAAIIQDGGLIVYPTDSGYALGCKLGNKSALERIRRLRQLDKNHNMTLVCRDLSQLGTYARVSNAIFRLLKAFTPGSYTFILTATHEVPRLMLHPKRKTLGLRVPENNITLALLECLEAPLMSTTLILPGAAAPLSEPEAIRDLLGNQIDLIIDGGNCGHEPTTVVDLTGEYPVILREGKGDPEPFK; the protein is encoded by the coding sequence ATGAGTCAGTTTTTTGCAATTCATCCCGACAACCCTCAGGCACGCCTTTTACGCCAGGCTGCAGCTATTATTCAAGATGGTGGATTAATAGTCTATCCAACCGATTCAGGCTATGCATTGGGATGTAAACTAGGTAATAAATCAGCCTTGGAACGAATTAGACGTTTGCGCCAATTGGACAAAAACCATAACATGACATTGGTTTGCCGAGATTTATCTCAATTAGGAACCTATGCCAGAGTTTCTAATGCAATTTTCCGTCTGCTTAAAGCATTTACCCCTGGATCCTACACGTTTATATTAACGGCCACACATGAGGTTCCAAGGTTAATGTTGCATCCTAAGCGAAAAACATTAGGTTTGAGGGTGCCAGAAAATAATATTACCTTGGCATTATTAGAGTGCCTCGAGGCACCACTAATGAGTACTACTCTAATTTTACCTGGGGCTGCGGCACCTTTAAGTGAGCCTGAAGCCATTAGAGATTTATTGGGAAATCAAATTGATTTAATCATAGATGGGGGTAATTGTGGTCATGAACCGACAACCGTCGTTGATTTAACTGGAGAGTATCCAGTTATTCTTCGTGAAGGTAAGGGTGACCCTGAACCGTTTAAGTAA
- a CDS encoding segregation and condensation protein A — MNVLLPESTEPAAVLAIVAGQPFTEVPGDLFIPPDALEVLLDSFSGPLDLLLYLIRKQNIDILDIPIALITQQYMQYIHLMEEHRLELAAEYLVMAAMLAEIKSRLLLPPAPQSEDEIEEDPRAALVRKLQEYEQMKNAAVSLDNLPRCERDVFWFSIVSEKIESPVLHPDVELNVLTEVMRDLMKRQSHLSRHQITREPLSVRERMAFVLERLHQEKNLSFEQLFKREEGRMGLAVTLLAILELARQSLLIITQASAFTFIHLQAAHHE; from the coding sequence ATGAATGTTCTCTTACCAGAATCGACAGAACCTGCTGCTGTATTAGCAATTGTTGCTGGGCAGCCATTTACTGAGGTTCCTGGTGATTTATTCATTCCGCCAGATGCTCTTGAGGTTTTACTCGATTCATTCTCAGGACCCTTGGATTTATTACTTTACCTTATTCGAAAGCAGAATATTGATATTCTGGACATTCCGATTGCTCTTATTACGCAACAATATATGCAGTATATTCACCTCATGGAAGAGCATCGCCTTGAGTTGGCGGCGGAATATTTAGTGATGGCAGCGATGCTTGCTGAAATAAAATCAAGACTCTTATTGCCCCCTGCACCGCAGTCTGAAGATGAAATTGAAGAAGATCCGAGAGCTGCCTTGGTAAGGAAGTTACAAGAATACGAGCAGATGAAAAATGCAGCAGTATCGCTTGATAATTTACCGCGGTGTGAACGTGATGTTTTTTGGTTCTCAATTGTATCAGAAAAAATTGAAAGTCCAGTCCTTCATCCAGATGTGGAGTTAAACGTGTTAACAGAAGTTATGCGTGATTTAATGAAACGTCAAAGTCATTTAAGCCGTCATCAAATTACTCGTGAACCCTTATCAGTTCGTGAGCGCATGGCTTTTGTGCTTGAGCGCTTGCATCAAGAAAAAAACCTATCATTCGAACAATTATTTAAACGTGAAGAAGGGCGGATGGGGTTGGCTGTTACACTATTGGCTATTTTGGAGTTAGCCAGGCAGTCACTATTAATCATCACACAAGCTAGTGCTTTCACATTCATTCACTTACAGGCGGCACATCATGAATGA
- the scpB gene encoding SMC-Scp complex subunit ScpB, whose translation MNETDLKRIVEALLMHTSEPLTLEKLQAVFEEWEKPSYEQLREALAELARDYAETAIELKLLASGYCLQTKAKYSNWVSRLYVEKPAKYSRALLETLAIIAYRQPVTRADIEDIRGVAVSSPILKTLLEREWIRVAGHRDVPGKPAVYVTTKTFLDYFNLQSLNELPALLEISDSLVASNIEVLDQVLEEECIEE comes from the coding sequence ATGAATGAAACTGACCTTAAAAGAATTGTCGAAGCGCTACTAATGCACACAAGTGAACCGTTAACACTTGAGAAGTTGCAAGCAGTTTTTGAAGAATGGGAAAAACCAAGTTATGAGCAGCTTCGAGAAGCTTTGGCAGAGCTGGCAAGAGACTATGCTGAGACTGCAATAGAGTTAAAATTGCTGGCAAGTGGCTATTGTTTACAAACAAAAGCAAAATACAGTAACTGGGTAAGTCGTTTGTATGTTGAAAAACCAGCTAAATATTCTCGAGCATTGCTTGAAACTTTGGCGATTATTGCTTACAGACAACCAGTTACTCGTGCTGATATTGAGGATATTCGGGGCGTTGCTGTTAGTAGCCCTATTTTAAAAACTTTACTTGAAAGAGAATGGATCCGTGTTGCAGGTCATCGAGATGTACCAGGAAAACCTGCTGTTTATGTAACTACTAAAACCTTTCTAGACTATTTTAATCTACAAAGTCTCAATGAGTTACCAGCGCTGCTTGAAATTAGTGATTCTTTAGTAGCTTCTAACATAGAAGTTTTAGATCAAGTATTAGAAGAAGAGTGTATAGAAGAATGA